The following coding sequences are from one Haploplasma axanthum window:
- a CDS encoding substrate-binding domain-containing protein — protein MRKIFAILFTVLLGVTLVACTNDNSPKDDKITVYTRDTASGTRDAFFTAIDFTDAIKDDQKLVNGVLIVDGNGDMISKIKNDENGIGYISLTSLATSELKGLKFNGVEATEQNVLNGSYALKRPFNYIVTSNDTTDADKLAKAFVAYMGTKDAETIIKSKGGIIEVDANAPTWESIKSQHTVANKDNKDVTVIFGGSTSVESIAKELSKDFSSKAGNFKAEHKHTGSGDAYKNTQGSGKDGDSALHIGFASRGFKADEAGAVGTFGQLAFDAVVIVVNSKNKLNSITPEQAKEVYKGDTAKWADVVEKEVFNGEVKVYTRDTASGTRDAFFTAIDFADAIKDDEILVKGVLITDGNGDMITKLKNDDKGIGYISLTSLATSGLKGLKFNGVEANEANVLNNTYGLKRPFMYIVTSNDVTDADKLAKAFVAYMGTKDAELIIKSKGGIIDVNPAAPTWESIKSEYPVANKDNKDVTVIFGGSTSVESIAKELSKDFSAKAGNFKAEHSHSGSGDAYKNTQGSGKDSDSALHIGFASRAFKDTEAGVEGTFGQLAWDAVVAAVNVKNPLDNITSQVLKQIYQGELKNWLEVIR, from the coding sequence ATGAGAAAAATATTTGCGATTTTATTTACAGTATTATTGGGAGTTACTTTAGTGGCATGTACAAATGATAATAGCCCTAAAGATGATAAAATAACAGTTTATACAAGAGATACAGCATCAGGAACAAGAGATGCATTCTTCACAGCAATTGATTTTACAGATGCAATCAAAGATGATCAAAAATTAGTTAATGGTGTTTTAATTGTTGATGGTAATGGCGATATGATTTCAAAAATCAAAAATGATGAAAATGGTATTGGTTATATTTCATTAACAAGTTTAGCAACATCAGAATTAAAAGGCTTGAAATTTAACGGTGTTGAAGCTACAGAACAAAATGTCTTAAATGGATCATATGCACTGAAAAGACCTTTTAATTACATTGTTACAAGTAATGATACAACAGATGCTGACAAATTAGCAAAAGCATTCGTTGCTTATATGGGAACGAAAGATGCAGAAACAATTATTAAATCAAAAGGTGGAATTATTGAAGTAGATGCAAATGCACCAACATGGGAAAGTATTAAATCACAACATACAGTTGCAAACAAAGATAATAAAGATGTAACAGTAATCTTTGGTGGATCAACATCAGTTGAATCAATAGCTAAAGAATTAAGTAAAGATTTTAGTTCAAAAGCTGGTAACTTTAAAGCAGAACATAAACATACAGGTTCAGGTGATGCTTATAAGAATACTCAAGGTAGTGGAAAAGATGGCGATTCAGCATTACACATTGGATTTGCTTCACGTGGATTTAAAGCAGATGAAGCAGGGGCTGTTGGAACTTTTGGTCAATTAGCATTTGACGCAGTAGTTATTGTTGTTAATTCAAAAAACAAATTAAATTCAATTACTCCAGAACAAGCTAAAGAAGTTTATAAAGGTGATACAGCAAAATGGGCTGATGTAGTTGAAAAAGAAGTATTTAATGGTGAAGTTAAAGTTTATACAAGAGATACAGCATCAGGAACAAGAGACGCATTCTTTACAGCAATTGATTTTGCAGATGCAATTAAAGATGATGAAATACTAGTTAAAGGTGTTTTAATTACTGATGGTAATGGTGATATGATTACTAAACTTAAAAATGATGATAAAGGTATTGGCTATATTTCATTAACAAGTTTAGCAACATCTGGACTAAAAGGTTTAAAATTCAATGGTGTAGAAGCTAATGAAGCAAACGTATTAAATAACACATATGGACTTAAAAGACCATTCATGTATATTGTTACAAGTAATGATGTAACAGATGCAGATAAATTAGCAAAAGCATTTGTAGCATATATGGGAACAAAAGATGCAGAATTAATTATTAAATCAAAAGGTGGAATAATTGATGTTAATCCTGCGGCACCAACATGGGAAAGTATTAAATCAGAATACCCTGTTGCAAACAAAGATAATAAAGATGTAACAGTAATCTTTGGTGGATCAACATCAGTTGAATCAATAGCTAAAGAATTAAGTAAAGACTTTAGTGCTAAAGCAGGTAACTTTAAAGCAGAACATAGTCATAGTGGTTCAGGCGATGCTTATAAGAATACTCAAGGTAGTGGAAAAGATAGTGATTCGGCATTACATATTGGATTTGCCTCACGTGCCTTTAAAGACACAGAAGCGGGAGTTGAAGGTACATTTGGACAATTAGCATGGGATGCAGTAGTTGCAGCAGTAAATGTGAAAAATCCATTAGATAATATTACTAGCCAAGTATTAAAACAAATTTATCAAGGCGAATTAAAAAATTGGTTAGAGGTTATTAGATGA